A segment of the Flavobacterium azooxidireducens genome:
AACCACCCAAACGAGCGGATTGAATATTATCTTTTTGAAGTACTTCCACTCCTATTTCTTCTATTTTTTCTTTTAATGCGGAAGCTAAAATTTGACTTCCGGAAAATATTTTCATCATTCCCATTTTTTCAGTAATTAGTGGTTAGTGAATAGTAATTAGTTTTTTAGTGTATTGTCTTTAACAAATAACAGACGACGGACAACCGACAACAGAACCTAATCCGCTTCGAAGAAGACGGGTTCTATCATTATTTTATCGGCTAATACTTCTACTCTTTCCGTGATGGTTGAACAGAAGAAAACCCGTTGTGTTTTTTCTACGCTTAATGAAAGTCGGAGAATGATGGCATCCATTCGGTTTCTGAACATGACTTCGGCATCATCCACCACAAACATTTTGATGGTATTCATATTGAATCCGGCGGATGAAAACATATCATTAATCTTCGTTGGTGTTCCAATCAACACATCCATTCCTAACGAGATTTGGTTTTTATCATAGTCAATATCGCCTTTTTCGTGAACACCAATGACTCTTAAATCAAGGAAATCACCAAACTTCTCAAATAAATCAACCATTTCGGTTACTTTATCTCTGTTTTCTACTACGATTAAGGCTCGTGTGCTTTCACCGACAGCTTTTTCCAATCGTTGAATAACATTAAGCACCAACGTTGTTGTTTTTCCACTTCCGCCAGGAGATTGAATAACTGCATCTGCCCCACTTTTTAAAGTAGAAAACGTTTCTTGTTGAATTTCATTCGCTTCAGTCAAACCCAATTCGATAAGGGCTTGTTGAAGTTTTGGGTTTATTTTTTTTAGTTGCATATTTTAAGCTGTAGGCAATATTATTTACTCGCAAACATCTTCACATCATTCTCCGAAATTTCACTTCCGCCAAGAATAATCAAACGTTCTACCACGTTGCGAAGTTCGCGAATATTTCCGGTCCAATCGTACTCTTGCAATAATTTAATTGCATTGTCTGAAAATTGTTTGGCCGTATTTCCTTGTTCTTCCGAAATTTTACTTGCAAAATGTTCTATCAATAACGGAATGTCATCTCTTCTTTGGTTTAAAGCCGGAACTTTAATTAAAATAACCGCCAAACGATGATACAAATCTTCCCGAAAACGTCCTGCAGTAATTTCTTTTTGCAAATCTTTGTTTGTTGCCGCAATCACACGAACATTGACTTTTATGTCTTTATCAGCACCAACGCGTTGCACCAAATTTTCTTGCAAAGCACGTAGAACTTTAGCTTGAGCGGCTAAACTCATATCACCAATTTCATCCAAAAAAATCGTTCCGCCATCAGCTGCTTCAAATTTTCCGGCACGGTCTTTCACGGCAGAAGTAAAGGCTCCTTTCACGTGTCCGAATAATTCACTTTCGATTAATTCAGACGGAATAGCGGCACAATTCACTTCCACAATTGGATAAGCCGACCGTTCGCTTTTTTCGTGCAATTGATGAGCAACCAACTCTTTTCCTGTTCCGTTTGGACCGGTAATGAGCACACGAGCATCGGTTGGAGCCACTTTTTCAATCATTTCTTTGATGTGATTAATCGGTTCGGATTGACCAATCATCTCATAATTTTTGCTGACTTTTTTCTTTAGAATTTTGTTTTCAACTACCAATTGTTTTCGGTCTAATGCATTTCGAACCGTGTTTAATAATCGATTCAAATCCGGTGGTTTTGAGATATAATCAAACGCACCCAATCGCATTGTGTTGAGAGCCGTTTCCAAATCGCCGTGACCGGAAATCATCACCATCGGAATTTCAGGTTTTATTTTTTTAACGGCTTCGAGCACTTCTACTCCATCCATTTTGGGCATTTTGATGTCGCATAGCACTAAATCGTAGTCTTCATTTTTAATTTTTTCAACACCGGAAAGTCCGTCTTCGGCTTCTTCCACTTGATAGGTATCGTTTTCTTCCGAAAGAATTTTGGTTAACACTCTTCGGATGGCTGCTTCGTCTTCAATAATTAATATTTTTGGCATAATTCTATTTTTATATTTTTTAATCCACCAATGTCACTTCGTTGTGCGGAAGAATAATCATTGGAAATTTTCCTTCGTAAACAAATTCATTCGTGAAAAAATTTCTGAACATTTTATCCGAAAAATTTCTTGCTCCTTTTTGAATAACTAATAGTTTGTTGGTATGATCTTCGGAACATTCAATCGTTTCTTTTAATTTTTCCTTATCGGAAATTACTCTGTAAGTCACTTCAAATTCCATATTATTTGGATGATGCACTTTATCCAAAATATCCCTTGAAAGCAGTTGATTGTCTTTATTATTTGAAATGGTAAACAAATTTACTTTTTCTAAATTAGGAAAAAATGCAATCGTTTTATTCAGAGCATCAAAGTTAAAGTTTTCAGTGTTACTGATTCCAACAAAAAATTCTTCAATTTCAAACTTAGAATTTCTAAAAGGTAACGCAAAAATCGTAGCATTAATATTATCCGTAATCTGCGTAGCAATACTTCCTATTAAATGCTTTTTGATGTAACCCGTTCCTTTTAATCCTACATAAATAAAATCTTCATATTTTGGATTTTTAAGTTGATCATATAACTGATTAATTTTTTCTTCTGACACTAAAAACTCCACGTTTTCAACCGGAAAATCTTCTTTGGCAATTGCTCTTAATTTTGCTAAAGCCTCATTTTTATCCTTTCTAACAGCTATTAGTCGCTCGGATGCATCCATCATCTTAGGAAGAAAACTGTTGGATTGATGCACCAAACAAAATTTAATATCTTGATTATTGGCAATTATCAATGCATTTTGAATCAGCGAATGACTCAATTCTGTAGTTTCAACAAAAATGATAAAACGTTTTTTAAGTATAATTTCGTTCCGTTTTAAACTTTCTTCGATAAAATCAATGCTTTCTTTTTTATCAGAAAGAACGATGAGTTTATCACCCGATTCTAAAATAGTCGAACCACTTGGCGTCATATACTTATCATTCCGTTTAATCATCGTAATCAAAGCATTCTTTGGAAAACCAAGGTTTACGACTTTCTTTCCAACGGCAAAATCATTTTCAACCAAATTAATTTCACCGATTTGTGATTTCGGATTTTCATCAAAAAATATTTCCAAAGGTCCTTTTAACTTTACTTTTTCCGGCAACGAAACGTGTAGCCAATGAGCAAAAACCGACAAGGTTGTTCCTTGAATTAAGATGGAGGTTAACGTGATTAAAAACACAATATTAAAAATCATTTCGGCGTTTTCAATTCCTGCCAAAAGCGGATAAGTAGCAAACACAATCGGAACCGCTCCACGTAATCCTACCCAAGAAATATAAGCTTTTTTTCTATTTTTTAGTTTAAAAGGAATTAAACTCAGAAAAACGCCAACTGGTCTGGCTACCACAATCATAAATGCTGAAATTAATAATCCTACACCAATTACAGGAACAATATTGGAGGGAAAAACTAATAAACCGAGCGTTAAGAACAAGACGATTTGCATTAACCACGCCAAACCATCAAACATTTTCAGGATTGTTTTTTTGTGAATAATATCCTGATTTCCTAAATAAACAGCACATAAATAAATGGCTAAAAATCCGTTTCCACCTACAAAATCAGTTGCTGAAAAAGTAATGAACATTAAGGCAATTACCAAAACCGGATATAATCCTTCAAAATCTAATTTAATTCTATTAATTATATATTTACTGAGTTTCCCAAATAAGAATCCAGCAATAGCACCAATAATCATTTGCTGAAAAAACAGTGGAATGACTGATAAAACACTTTGACTTTGCTCCTGATCTTGATTGACTACTAAACCTAAAAAAGCAATAGTTAAAACATATGCCATCGGGTCGTTGCTACCACTCTCTAGTTCCAGCGTAGGACGAATATTCGACTTTAAAGCTAAACTTTTCGATCGTAAAATAGAAAAAACTGCTGCTGCATCTGTAGAAGAAACAATAGAACCAAGTAATAACGATTCATAAATTGTAAAGTCGGTAATATAAAAAACAAAAACACCCACCGAAACGGCGGTAACCAAAACACCTATTGTTGACAAAGCAATTCCTTGCCATAAAATGGGTTTGATGGAACTCCAAGTCGTATCTAAACCACCTGAAAATAGAATGAAATTCAACGACACAATTCCGATAAATTGGGCTAGTTGTGGATCGCTAAAATTAATTCCACCCGGACCTTCAGAACCAGCTAACATACCAATTCCTAAAAACAAAATCAAGGTAGGAACACCAAATTTATAAGATGTTTTTCCGGCAACAATACTGATTAGTAATAAAATTGAGCCTATTAATAATATATTTTCAATACTTAAATTCATACACTAAATTTATTTTAAAATTCTTTAATATTTCATCCATTTATACAATTCTTTCCACGTTGGTTTCTTTCCGTACATCAAAATTCCGACACGGTAAATTTTCGCGGCAAACCAAACCACGCCTAAAAATGTAGCATACAACAACAATATCGAGAGTAAAAGTTGTTCCCACGGCACGCCAAACGGAATCCGCATCAACATCACAATCGGCGAAGTTAACGGAATTATCGAAAACACCGTTGCCACCGTTCCGTGCGGATCATTCAATACTGTAAAGAATCCAATATAAACCCCCAAAATTAAAGGCAAAATAATTGGTAACAAAAACTGTTGCGAGTCAGTTTCGTTATCCACCGCAGCACCAATGGCGGCATAAAACGAACTATACAAAAAGAATCCGCCTATAAAATAAATAACGAAAGAAATCAATAAAGTCACCAACGGCAAGCTCTTCAATTCTTCATAATACAAAGGCAATTTCTCCATCAAACCATTTTGGCTGGCTGCCGCAACAGCTTCTCCCGAAGCATCTGACGAACCACCCATTTGCATCCCAAAAAAAGTTGAAAAAATAAAGAAAAGTAATAATCCCAAAACCGTCCAAATTAAGAACTGTAGAATTCCCGCCAACGAGTTTCCAATGATTTTACCCATCATCAACTGAAACGGTTTTACCGACGAAATAATAATTTCAATAATTCGATTTGTCTTTTCTTCAATCACACTTCGCATCACAAAATTGCCGTAAATAATGATGAACATCATAATTAAATAGCCGAAAATGCCGCCAATCACGAGTTTAATTTCATTCAAACCTTTCACCGTATCTTCGCCCGAAGCTTTCTTCAAAACAATATCAACCTTAGATTTCGCCAAGCTAATTCGAGCCGTATCAATCGCTAATTTCTCATAATTAAATTGTGTAATTTTCTTCTCAATCACATCTTCCAAATCCGAAATATAATCCATCGACGGACTATCATTCGAAATAAACTGCACCTGATTTTGAACCGTCGATAAACTATCCGTTTTCGGAATATAAATCAACCCTTCATAACTCTCTTTCAGCACACTGTCTTTCACAAATTGCAAATCAATTTTCGACAAATCGTGATACGAATACTCTTCGTCATTCACAAATTCGTTCACAAAATTGCCGCCTTCGTCGTGAATCGCAATACGTTTCAAATCAGCCTTCATCGAAGCCAAAAACCCAACAAAAACGGCAATTCCAACAAACAATAGCGGACTCAAAAAAGTCATCACGATAAACGATTTGTTGCGAACCTTGGCAATAAATTCTCTTTTGATAATTAAGCTCAGAATACTCATTAGTTTTGACTTACAGTTTTAATAAAAATATCATTAGCAGTTGGAATTTTCTCCACAAAATGCGTCACTTGTCCGCGTTGTGTCAGCAATTGAAGCAACTCGTTTGGCGTTGCCGTTCCCAGTCCGATTTCTAACTTCAAATCATCGTTCAACGATTTAAAACTCGCCTGATCCACCGTGAATTTCTGCGTCAAATCATACATCAACCCTTCCACATTGGCAGTCACAATGCCCACCTCAAAATGATTCGTTCTAAACTCGCGTTTCACATCCGTCAATTTGCCTTCAATCAGCTTATTCGACTTGTGAATCAACGCAATATCATCACACAATTCCTCCACACTTTCCATTCGATGCGTCGAAAAAATAATCGTCGCACCCTGCTTTTTCAATTCCAGAATTTCGTCTTTAATGATGTTCGCATTCACCGGATCAAACCCCGAAAAAGGTTCGTCAAAAATCAGCAATTTAGGCTTATGCAAAACCGTCACCACAAACTGCACCTTTTGAGCCATCCCTTTCGAAAGCTCCTCAATCTTCTTGTTCCACCAGCCCTCAATACCAAATTTTTCAAACCAATAATCCAGCTGTTTTTTGGCCTCTTGCTTCGATAAACCCTTCAATTGAGCCAAATACAAACACTGCTCGCCCACCTTCATCGATTTATACAAACCGCGTTCTTCGGGCAAATAACCAATGTGCTGAATATGCTTAGGCTCAAGCCTTTCGCCATCCAACAAAATCTCGCCACTATCCGGCATTGTAATCTGATTAATGATTCTGATAAGCGACGTTTTCCCGGCACCATTCGGACCCAAAAGTCCATAAATGCTCCCTTTCGGAACCGCCAGCGAAACACTGTTCAACGCAGTATAATCGCCATATTTTTTCACTACATTCCTAACTTCTAAGATGTTGCTCATACTAATTTTCGAGTTTTGGTAAATATAAGAAATAACAGCCAAAGCCGAAATAGAACCCCGTAAATAAAGTACATTTTTTTTAGGTGGGCGTGCCCCCATTGCAGGAAATCCAAGTTCATAAGAAAGTACTCATCGGCAACGGGGTCGGGCTTTCCGCTGCAAGTCCTCGTTCGTCGTGCCTCCTCTCTGTGGGCTTTCCGCTGCAATCCCTCACGCGGGTTGGGTGCTAGGGAGAGAATTTGATTATAAAAGAAGTTTCAAAACACAACGTAATATATTTTTATTAAATTAGCTTAGAAATTTTATTTGAAAATGAGAAATATTGAATTCAAAGATGATCAAAAAGTATTTGCATTTATAAATAGTGATATTTGTAATTCTTATCAAGATTTGTGTGATTTCTTGTATGATAACTTACTACCATTTAGAGAAAGATGGATTTTCTATTTGTTAGGCAAGTTAAATTTAATAAGTGACGAAACTATTTCTGACATTCCAGATAAAAGTTATACTTCTTATGGTGGCTATATAAAAGGAGAAGTTTATTATTGGAAAGAATATCTTGAAAATGAGTATTATGAGAAAAATTACATTGAAGAAAAACTTAAATTAGAAGGCAAAGAAGTAACAAATGAAGCTATCTTAAGAATTTACTTAAAGAGAGGTTTTGATTTCGTAGACAGTAAAATAGAAAATGATATTAATAGAGAGAGTGATAAATTAATTACATTATTTGAAGATCAAATTTACTTCGACAATATAAATGATAATGAGTTTTGTGAGGCATGCCATGAAACTCCATGTATGTGTAGTCATAAAGAATAAAGTACCATTGATGAATATTAAGCGACACATGTCTTTTTCACTTGTTATTTATACTTAAAATAATTTATGATGTTTGTGGTCTATAAAATTAATCTAAATGAAATTTATATAAATTAAAAAAAAATTATGAAAGGATTTTGTGCTTTGTACGATAACGAAACAGAATTATTAGAAAGTCACATTTTTCCAAAATTCGTTATCAATTATACAAAAAAGACAGGTTCAAAATATTTGAGAAAATTTTCCGAACCTAATATTAGGATGCAAGATGGAATAAAATTGCATCTATTGAGTTTAAAAGCAGAACAAGAATTTTCCTTGAGGGAAAAATGGTTTGCTGAAAATATTTTTGTCCCTTATTTGGGACGAAAATTCCAACTTGATTATAATGAAAATCTATATTATTTTGCAGTATCTTTTTTGTGGAGAGTTTTAATTTTAGAACTAAAAACTGATCAGGATCTGAAAAGCAAATGGTATTATGAAACCATACTTGAAGCAGAAAAAGAGTGGAAGGAATATTTAAAAACTGGTGTTTTACCGCAAAAGCATAATCAATTTTGTTTATTTTTCACAGATAGGGTTAACGTAAATAATTCTAAATTAAAAGGCGTTGATTTCTATTTTACTAGAATTTTAGACGCAACTATTGCAGATAATGAGCCACAAACTTGCCTTTTACTTTACGGCAAGTTTAGTAAGTTTGTTTTTTGGGCAGTTTTAAAAAAATATGGTGGAGAAGAAAATTTAAATGATGTAGAAATTAATCCAAAAGGAGGAAAGTTTAACATCCCTCAAAAATTAGAATATTTTCCACTAATATCATTAATCAGTAATCGAATTAAAACAGTCGATGAAATGATTTTACCTAGTGAAGAGCAACAAAAAAAAATAGAACAAGAAATCCTAAAAGATCCCCAAGCATTTTGGAAATCTGACCTTGGTAAATCTCTGTTTAATGATAATTATAATCTATAAATCAAAAACTAAGTATTTTAAGAAGTTATCCACCAGTAATGCAAGCGTCATAATAATTCCCAATATCAAAATCATTTTTTTCTTTGAAAATAAATAATTCAATAAACATCTTATAAAAAAATTCATGAGATTTACACTTGGAGTTAACCAAAGAATATATTTGATTAGTCTATATTAATTTTCAAATAATAAAATTTTAATATTTTAATTAAAATTAAATTTTTCAACTGTAATTAAACAAATATAAATGATTCAAACAAAAATTACATCTGTACACCAATTTCTTGAATGCATTCCAAATAGGACTTCTATACTTTTTCAACCCGTATATCGTGGACAAGCAGATAAAGATTGGAAACTTATACCCTCTTTTTACAGACAGGAACTAGAAGTTTATGATAATACAAATGATAATATAATTCCAAACTATGCTTTAGTAGAAGAAACAATGCTAGATATGTTTTATCAAAAAGGAATTTCTCTATTAAAAAAATATAAAATTAAAAATCAATTGGATTTGATGGTTATTGCTCAGCATCATGGACTACCTACTCGATTACTTGATTGGACTGAATCACCTCTTTTTGCTTTATTTTTTGCGGTAGAAGATTTAAATATTAAAGCAGACGCTTGTGTATATGAATATTTACCCACTATTTTTGGTTCATATGAAGGAGTAGCTAAAGAAAAATGCTTTAAAAATGATAGTCAATATAATTTTATTTCTCCAAGACATATTAATGAACGTGTAAAAGCTCAGGGTGGATATTTTACTTTACATCCCTTATTAAAAAAGGTTGAAATCAAACCATTAGATACTCTAATTTCTGAAGGCTCAAATAGTGATGAACTCAGAAGAATTGTTATTCCAAACAAATTTAAAGAATCAATAAAAAAAGATTTGCATAAACTAAATATTAATTGCTTTTCTATTTATCCTGATTTGGATGGTTTAGCTCAAAAAATAAGACAAGATTTTTCTGAAATTCCATTATTAGTTAAAGGACTTCAGTATAAAGCTAACAATTAATACATCAGTTTTCCGAATTCCACGACTTCGGAGCAAAAGCAAAAATACTCCAGCAGAAATAACCTTAATTAAAATAAACTCAAAATGTACTTTAGAAAAGTAATTATTCCGGAATTGAACTCTGAAAAAATTGAGCGAAATATTAGATTATTTACGTTGAAGAGACACACATCCTTAGATTTAAAATCAGCTTCGACTTATATAGCAGAACCAAATAAGTTTTTTTTAGGCTACGAAAACAATACTCGAATTGACTTGCTAAGAATTACAACCCCTTTTGAGAGATTACTTCCAAAATTAATTGTGAGTTTTAATAAAAATAATTTTAATGAATACAGATTACGTTTTCAGTTATTATCAATGATTTTAATTGTTGTTCTTTCAGCAGGATTACTAATGACCATCTATCACTCGATAAAATCTAAAAATTTGGAAAGTGATTTTTTTTATATCTTTTCACTTAATTTGATTTTTTACCTTCTTGCTTTTGTTGAGTATAAATTTGTAACTAAAAAAATTGACAGAATAATAAACACAAGAGAATAAAAACCGCTCTCCAATCTTAGCTATCTAAAAATATGAAAATTAAATTGAACACGATTTTGACAGTTTTTTTACTTTTTCCAATATTAATTTTTGGAAATATGGCACAACCATGGGTTGATGGTTCTGAACATTCTACACTTTATGGAGCAAAAAACTGTCAAGTGATTAACGAAAATATTTTCATACAACTCATTAATCAAAATGACATCTATATTGCAAAATATAAAATTAAATATGTTATTCATTCAAATGTAAATCAGACGATTCCCTTACTGTTTATTGGTATTGGACTAAGTGAACAAAAGCTTGTCTTGGTTAATAATAAAGAAACGTCACTTAAAAAATACAGCGTTAACAATAATTCAGAAATTAGCTATTCTAAAAATGACAATTTATCCGTAAATGAAGATGACTTGATTTATTTTGAAGCTAATTTATCCAAAGGAGAAAACATAATTATTGTAGAATATGATGCTAATTTAGAATATAATACTGTTGGCTTTATCAGAACTTATAATCTAAAATATTCATTATATCCATCTCAATTTTGGGAATCGTTTGGAGATATTACTATCGAATTATTTTTGGGTGATAATTTAAAAATTAAATCATCAAATATTGGAGAACCAAAAATTGAAAAGAATATCGCAAATTGGGTTATAAAAACCATCAAAAAAGATACAATTGAATTAGAAATTACTAAGAAAACGAGCCTAATTTCTGATATATTGCTATTTATTGAACCTTTTGGAATTGCAGTTATAAGCTTATTTTTAATGTTTGTCTATCATTTAATAGTGCTAATAAAAAAGCATAAACAAAAGAATTTTAAAACCATAATTTTGTTATCCGGAGTAATAATAATTCCTATACTTCATTATGTAATATATTTCCTCTCTTTTGATTTAATTGATTTTTCACTAGGGCAAGAAAAATCAAAACACGGGTATGTATTTCTTTATCTATTCACATTACCGATTTTAATACTTTTATATGGAATTATAATGTGGATAATAAATCGTGTACTTAAATCAAAATATGGAAAATAAAATATTTTTAAAACTTCGTGCCTTCCCTCCTTCGCGGCAAAAATAACCGTTCTACGAAGTCACCGACTTCTTAGCAAAAACTAACTACAAGTTATAATCTTTATTTTATATATTTGACTTAATAAATTGTCTCCAAAATCAACAAACGACAGAGAGCATAAAAAAAAGAAATGAACTTATCCTACTATGTAAAAAAAAGAAATGGCGTTCCGATTTGGCATTCCTATTCACTTCGAAATAATTTGCATCGTTCGCTGGGAGCCAAAAACTTTTCTACGTTTTGGAATTTTTGGAATCCGATTTTCGGGTATTATTTAGGTTCAAAAATATTTAAACCATTAAAAAAGGTAATTCCAATTGGATTTGCCGTGGTTTTTACATTTATTTTTTGTGGATTTATTCATGATTTAGTGACCACTTTACTAAGAGGAAAACTTTCGTTATTTTTCTCTCTATGGTTTCTTTTAATGGGAACAGTGGTAGCCTTTTCAAAATACATCCACTATGACCTATCAAACAAGAAATGGATTTTTAGGGCTTTTGTAAACCTATCAATAATTGGTATATGTTTGCTTTTGACAAATTATTTAAATACGATATTTAGGTTTTATTAAAATCCGCTCTACGTAATCTCCAACTTTGTAGCAATAACTTAGTCCACAACCAAATATATGTGAACTATGTAACCCTTCCCCAAAATTCTATAACAAATTTCTGCAGTAACATCAGACCTTTACACTATAGTAGTTAGATAGTTACAACCGTCAACCAAACGTTGTCCTCTATTAGTAGATGCAAACAGTCAACCTGCGTGCAAACCTACAACACAATCAACCAAAATAAACAGCAGAAAACAATGGAAATAGTAAACATCAAAGTAATGCGTGGACCCAATTACTGGTCCGGATACAGAAAGAAACTAATTGTTATGAAACTTGACATTGGCGAATGGGAACAACGACCCACCGACATCATTGATGGTTTTGGCAAAGCATTGAAACGGGTTTTACCGTCTTTGCAAAGTCATCGCTGTTCCATTGGTGAAGAAGGTGGTTTC
Coding sequences within it:
- a CDS encoding putative signal transducing protein; the encoded protein is MGMMKIFSGSQILASALKEKIEEIGVEVLQKDNIQSARLGGFGNLDLAVELFIDEKYYGKVTEVVEKFRMSI
- a CDS encoding DEAD/DEAH box helicase, translated to MQLKKINPKLQQALIELGLTEANEIQQETFSTLKSGADAVIQSPGGSGKTTTLVLNVIQRLEKAVGESTRALIVVENRDKVTEMVDLFEKFGDFLDLRVIGVHEKGDIDYDKNQISLGMDVLIGTPTKINDMFSSAGFNMNTIKMFVVDDAEVMFRNRMDAIILRLSLSVEKTQRVFFCSTITERVEVLADKIMIEPVFFEAD
- a CDS encoding sigma-54-dependent transcriptional regulator, which produces MPKILIIEDEAAIRRVLTKILSEENDTYQVEEAEDGLSGVEKIKNEDYDLVLCDIKMPKMDGVEVLEAVKKIKPEIPMVMISGHGDLETALNTMRLGAFDYISKPPDLNRLLNTVRNALDRKQLVVENKILKKKVSKNYEMIGQSEPINHIKEMIEKVAPTDARVLITGPNGTGKELVAHQLHEKSERSAYPIVEVNCAAIPSELIESELFGHVKGAFTSAVKDRAGKFEAADGGTIFLDEIGDMSLAAQAKVLRALQENLVQRVGADKDIKVNVRVIAATNKDLQKEITAGRFREDLYHRLAVILIKVPALNQRRDDIPLLIEHFASKISEEQGNTAKQFSDNAIKLLQEYDWTGNIRELRNVVERLIILGGSEISENDVKMFASK
- a CDS encoding ABC transporter permease, whose translation is MSILSLIIKREFIAKVRNKSFIVMTFLSPLLFVGIAVFVGFLASMKADLKRIAIHDEGGNFVNEFVNDEEYSYHDLSKIDLQFVKDSVLKESYEGLIYIPKTDSLSTVQNQVQFISNDSPSMDYISDLEDVIEKKITQFNYEKLAIDTARISLAKSKVDIVLKKASGEDTVKGLNEIKLVIGGIFGYLIMMFIIIYGNFVMRSVIEEKTNRIIEIIISSVKPFQLMMGKIIGNSLAGILQFLIWTVLGLLLFFIFSTFFGMQMGGSSDASGEAVAAASQNGLMEKLPLYYEELKSLPLVTLLISFVIYFIGGFFLYSSFYAAIGAAVDNETDSQQFLLPIILPLILGVYIGFFTVLNDPHGTVATVFSIIPLTSPIVMLMRIPFGVPWEQLLLSILLLYATFLGVVWFAAKIYRVGILMYGKKPTWKELYKWMKY
- a CDS encoding ABC transporter ATP-binding protein, which translates into the protein MSNILEVRNVVKKYGDYTALNSVSLAVPKGSIYGLLGPNGAGKTSLIRIINQITMPDSGEILLDGERLEPKHIQHIGYLPEERGLYKSMKVGEQCLYLAQLKGLSKQEAKKQLDYWFEKFGIEGWWNKKIEELSKGMAQKVQFVVTVLHKPKLLIFDEPFSGFDPVNANIIKDEILELKKQGATIIFSTHRMESVEELCDDIALIHKSNKLIEGKLTDVKREFRTNHFEVGIVTANVEGLMYDLTQKFTVDQASFKSLNDDLKLEIGLGTATPNELLQLLTQRGQVTHFVEKIPTANDIFIKTVSQN
- a CDS encoding FRG domain-containing protein; translation: MIQTKITSVHQFLECIPNRTSILFQPVYRGQADKDWKLIPSFYRQELEVYDNTNDNIIPNYALVEETMLDMFYQKGISLLKKYKIKNQLDLMVIAQHHGLPTRLLDWTESPLFALFFAVEDLNIKADACVYEYLPTIFGSYEGVAKEKCFKNDSQYNFISPRHINERVKAQGGYFTLHPLLKKVEIKPLDTLISEGSNSDELRRIVIPNKFKESIKKDLHKLNINCFSIYPDLDGLAQKIRQDFSEIPLLVKGLQYKANN